A section of the Candidatus Poribacteria bacterium genome encodes:
- the sppA gene encoding signal peptide peptidase SppA, translating into MRKRRVYIILGTIIALFFVLLFLRSMGSNVSIGEKVAVVDITGIISGSDDTIKLIHTYRDDQSIKAIVVRINSPGGSVAPVQEIYSELKKIEKPVVASMGGSAASGGYYVACAADTIFANPGTLTGSIGVIMQFTQLKGLYDKVGLGHQVIKSGDFKDTGSPFRELTEQERAVLQSTVDDVYNQFVDTIFEARGNHLTRDEIVALADGRIFSGKQALDSKLLDQLGNLPDAIETAGALAGIEGKPKVVRKEKKTSLLEQLVGIKQMPPLDEMLSLPGVTFRYEMHLGK; encoded by the coding sequence ATGAGAAAGAGACGTGTTTACATTATTTTAGGAACTATCATCGCGCTGTTCTTCGTGCTGCTGTTTTTACGGTCAATGGGCAGCAACGTGTCAATAGGAGAAAAGGTCGCAGTCGTAGACATTACGGGTATTATCTCAGGCTCAGATGACACAATTAAACTAATTCACACTTACCGCGATGATCAAAGTATCAAAGCAATTGTCGTTAGAATCAACTCCCCCGGCGGCAGTGTCGCCCCGGTCCAAGAGATTTACAGCGAATTGAAGAAAATAGAGAAGCCTGTAGTCGCTTCAATGGGCGGGAGTGCGGCATCTGGCGGCTACTATGTCGCGTGCGCCGCCGACACGATCTTCGCAAACCCCGGCACCTTGACAGGTAGCATCGGCGTTATCATGCAATTCACGCAACTAAAGGGTTTATACGACAAAGTCGGCTTAGGGCATCAAGTCATTAAGAGCGGCGACTTTAAAGATACAGGTTCACCTTTCCGCGAGTTGACGGAACAGGAACGAGCCGTTCTCCAATCCACTGTGGACGATGTTTACAATCAATTTGTGGATACAATCTTTGAGGCACGGGGGAATCACTTAACGCGCGACGAAATTGTTGCACTTGCAGATGGACGCATTTTCTCTGGAAAGCAGGCGTTAGATTCAAAGTTACTGGACCAACTCGGTAATCTCCCTGATGCGATTGAAACCGCCGGAGCGTTAGCAGGTATTGAAGGCAAACCCAAGGTCGTGCGTAAGGAGAAAAAGACATCGCTCCTTGAGCAACTCGTCGGAATTAAACAGATGCCCCCTTTGGATGAAATGTTGAGCCTCCCCGGTGTCACCTTTCGTTATGAAATGCACCTTGGCAAATAG
- a CDS encoding sugar transferase — protein MPHTKRLTTEIQDDIEPKRDWAKRAFDLLFATIGLVFLSPFFLLGSLLAKLQSKGPVFYKAKRVGRGEIIFEMYKFRTMVVNADTLGGSLTTYRDQRITPMGRFLRWTKLDELPNLINVIKGEMSLIGPRPEAPDYVKYYTQTQKRVLQVKPGMTGPSQLANRDEEVKLKGHPDAEHYYITELMPKKLALDLHYIATQSIAADVGWLLKTFWVVIFAPHRSK, from the coding sequence ATGCCTCATACCAAGCGTTTAACCACAGAAATTCAAGATGATATAGAACCGAAACGTGACTGGGCGAAACGGGCGTTCGATCTTCTATTCGCTACCATTGGACTCGTGTTTCTCTCTCCCTTTTTTCTCCTGGGGAGTCTGCTCGCAAAATTGCAATCAAAAGGACCTGTATTTTACAAAGCAAAACGCGTCGGTAGGGGCGAAATCATCTTTGAAATGTATAAATTCAGGACTATGGTCGTAAACGCCGATACGCTCGGCGGTAGTTTGACAACCTATAGGGATCAACGCATTACACCGATGGGTCGGTTCTTGCGGTGGACGAAATTGGACGAACTCCCAAACTTAATCAACGTTATCAAAGGCGAAATGAGTCTTATTGGACCACGGCCGGAAGCACCCGATTACGTCAAGTACTACACGCAGACGCAGAAACGGGTCTTACAAGTAAAACCAGGGATGACGGGTCCATCACAACTCGCGAACCGCGATGAAGAGGTGAAACTCAAAGGGCACCCCGATGCAGAGCATTACTACATAACAGAGTTAATGCCAAAAAAACTTGCATTGGATCTCCACTACATTGCAACGCAGAGCATCGCTGCTGATGTCGGATGGTTGCTAAAAACCTTTTGGGTGGTTATCTTCGCGCCCCACCGCTCCAAATGA
- a CDS encoding polysaccharide biosynthesis protein, with protein MDKPKIKWSFTIVVDVLLVNLAFLFAYLTGKQLGFDFLEQATGLSTILQSADISPFQPQHITGFGIAAAVTIVRVGLLLAFNLYKPIWQYATAKEFRALATAIIVATVGLIGLSMLLKIAWILFLIDGFYNFALIGFTKFSAQIFQRDKGTIHRRPQSNKRAIGLHAESQPSMQKPPTKVLIVGAGETGIGVLRALRNHPEKGYVPVGFIDDAPHKVGRSVAGLEVLGTTRDLTYIARKREIDEVVIAIPSAPGGKIRDIIRQCEYRDCQFKIVPNIHAILEGRASVSQIREVRFEDLLKRSTSQMDLAEVSKYLSGKRVMVTGAGGSIGSELCRQVAKLDPELLILFGRGENSLYHTDIELREFEPYLNRALVIGDIRDNAKVSQVTRKYRPDIIFHAAAHKHVKFMENHPDEAVKNNILGTQNLINTAIEHEVEAFILVSSDKAVNPTSVYGASKRVTEKLVQCKAKQNRTRFIAVRFGNVIGSRASVIPNFKRQIAKGGPVTVTHREATRYFMTIPEAVQLLIQAGAMGNDGEILMLDMGDPIKILDLAQDLIRLSGLEVDTDIKIEFTGLEPGEKLYEELLTPQEGVTATKHQRIFVAQLEQIAERQLLAQIEELSQLADALDSEGIVTKFQELVPTYQPNRAFLTEDDADGASEIIQFPTETETVRASRR; from the coding sequence ATGGATAAACCCAAAATAAAATGGAGTTTTACAATTGTTGTTGATGTGCTGCTCGTCAATCTCGCATTTCTATTCGCTTACTTGACAGGTAAGCAACTCGGTTTTGATTTTTTAGAACAAGCTACAGGACTCTCCACCATACTGCAGAGTGCTGATATATCTCCCTTCCAGCCACAGCATATTACCGGATTCGGTATCGCAGCTGCTGTCACAATAGTCCGCGTCGGTTTACTACTAGCTTTCAATCTCTACAAACCGATATGGCAATACGCCACTGCTAAGGAATTTCGCGCCTTGGCAACAGCGATTATCGTCGCGACTGTAGGACTTATTGGGCTGTCCATGCTACTAAAAATCGCTTGGATCCTTTTCTTAATCGATGGATTTTATAACTTCGCACTCATCGGGTTTACCAAATTTTCAGCGCAAATCTTCCAAAGAGACAAAGGAACGATACATAGGAGACCCCAAAGCAATAAAAGGGCAATAGGACTACACGCCGAATCACAACCGTCCATGCAAAAACCGCCAACAAAAGTCCTTATTGTTGGCGCAGGTGAAACGGGGATCGGTGTGCTCCGCGCCCTTAGAAACCACCCTGAAAAAGGCTACGTGCCAGTCGGCTTTATTGACGATGCACCACACAAGGTGGGCAGAAGTGTCGCAGGGCTTGAAGTCTTGGGGACGACCCGCGACCTAACCTATATCGCTCGCAAGCGTGAGATTGATGAGGTCGTCATCGCTATCCCTTCAGCACCAGGCGGCAAAATTCGTGATATTATCCGACAGTGTGAATACCGGGACTGTCAGTTTAAAATCGTCCCGAACATTCATGCCATCCTTGAAGGACGAGCCAGCGTCAGCCAGATTCGGGAAGTCCGATTTGAGGATCTTTTGAAACGGTCTACCTCGCAAATGGACCTCGCGGAGGTCTCTAAATATCTCTCAGGAAAACGCGTGATGGTAACGGGAGCGGGCGGCTCAATCGGATCCGAACTTTGTCGACAAGTGGCGAAGCTGGACCCCGAACTCCTCATTCTCTTCGGGCGGGGTGAAAACAGTCTCTACCATACAGATATAGAACTCCGGGAATTCGAACCATACCTTAATCGTGCTTTAGTAATTGGCGACATTCGGGATAACGCTAAAGTTTCACAAGTTACGCGCAAATACCGTCCTGATATTATTTTTCACGCTGCTGCACACAAGCATGTTAAATTCATGGAAAACCATCCCGATGAAGCCGTTAAAAACAACATACTTGGCACGCAAAACCTCATCAATACCGCGATTGAGCATGAGGTAGAGGCTTTCATACTCGTCTCATCGGATAAAGCTGTGAACCCAACGAGCGTTTACGGTGCCTCCAAACGTGTGACAGAGAAATTGGTGCAATGCAAAGCAAAGCAGAACCGCACCCGATTTATCGCAGTCCGCTTCGGAAACGTTATTGGGAGTCGGGCAAGTGTAATTCCCAATTTCAAACGGCAGATCGCTAAGGGCGGTCCCGTCACCGTCACACATCGCGAAGCGACACGCTACTTCATGACCATCCCGGAAGCAGTCCAACTCCTCATCCAAGCAGGAGCTATGGGAAACGACGGTGAAATTCTCATGTTAGACATGGGGGACCCCATTAAAATTCTTGACCTCGCCCAAGACCTCATCCGCCTTTCGGGACTTGAAGTCGACACGGACATCAAAATTGAATTTACAGGTTTAGAACCGGGCGAAAAGTTGTACGAGGAGCTCCTAACCCCTCAAGAAGGCGTTACAGCCACAAAGCACCAGCGTATTTTCGTCGCACAATTGGAGCAGATAGCAGAACGCCAACTCCTCGCCCAGATAGAAGAACTCTCACAACTCGCAGACGCATTGGATTCAGAAGGCATTGTTACTAAATTCCAAGAATTGGTCCCAACATACCAGCCGAACCGCGCCTTCCTCACTGAAGATGATGCAGATGGTGCGTCTGAGATTATCCAGTTTCCTACGGAAACGGAAACCGTCAGAGCAAGCCGCCGTTAG
- a CDS encoding TIGR03087 family PEP-CTERM/XrtA system glycosyltransferase has translation MKILFLSLRCPYPPHRGDRIRSYNFIKQLSKQHAVTLVYFAESGNDIESAKHLEPFCERVEWVRFHRSFAFMNTGIHCLSRRPLQLHYWYSPQMQRKINQLLEQENFELIHAQLFRMGQYVTEVQGPTKVLDLCDSLALNLSRRAELESNPWLAKIKLDCTPKRFLVKLEEKRVRRYEVNIMKAFDCGTVVARFDQDYLLKQDNTLNLSIVPMGVDLGYFQPKSAAQSTPLMLFTGTMNYFPNSDAAIYFCNEIFPRIRESHPNAQFYIVGNHPSDQVKRLETQDGVVVTGYVPDIRPYFEKASVFVAPLRAGSGIQTKNLEAMAMGVPVVTTSVGAMGLEADIGKELLVADTPADFTKQVVHLLNNVHSRETFAQTARTRVETNYSWEAIGERLEHVYAQAVHTRKRHVKVRTHTV, from the coding sequence ATGAAGATTCTATTTTTAAGCCTCCGATGCCCATATCCACCACATCGGGGCGATCGGATCCGGTCTTACAATTTTATTAAACAACTTTCGAAACAACATGCCGTAACACTCGTTTACTTTGCAGAATCTGGAAACGATATTGAATCCGCGAAGCATTTAGAACCCTTTTGTGAACGCGTAGAATGGGTCCGTTTTCATCGTTCTTTTGCCTTCATGAATACAGGGATCCACTGCTTATCGCGTCGTCCACTTCAGTTGCATTACTGGTACTCACCCCAGATGCAACGGAAGATTAACCAACTCCTCGAACAAGAGAACTTTGAACTGATTCACGCACAACTCTTTCGGATGGGACAATACGTGACGGAAGTCCAGGGTCCCACCAAAGTCTTAGATTTGTGTGATTCATTGGCACTAAATCTGAGCCGTCGCGCCGAACTGGAAAGCAATCCGTGGCTCGCGAAAATTAAATTAGATTGCACTCCAAAGCGTTTTTTGGTAAAATTAGAGGAAAAGCGGGTCCGGCGTTACGAAGTCAACATTATGAAGGCTTTTGACTGCGGCACTGTTGTCGCACGTTTTGATCAGGACTATCTCCTAAAGCAGGACAACACTCTAAATCTGTCGATAGTTCCAATGGGGGTCGATCTCGGATATTTTCAACCGAAGTCAGCAGCACAATCCACACCCTTGATGCTCTTTACCGGAACAATGAACTATTTTCCGAATTCGGATGCCGCAATCTATTTTTGTAACGAGATTTTTCCGCGTATCCGCGAGAGTCATCCGAACGCGCAATTTTATATAGTAGGCAATCATCCATCGGATCAGGTAAAGCGGCTTGAGACACAGGACGGTGTAGTCGTCACAGGTTATGTTCCAGACATCCGCCCCTATTTTGAAAAGGCGTCTGTTTTTGTTGCCCCTTTACGGGCAGGATCAGGCATACAAACAAAAAACCTGGAGGCAATGGCGATGGGAGTGCCAGTTGTCACAACCTCCGTTGGTGCAATGGGGTTAGAGGCAGACATCGGCAAGGAATTACTCGTTGCCGATACACCCGCCGACTTTACGAAACAGGTCGTTCATTTACTGAATAATGTGCATTCGCGAGAGACTTTCGCGCAAACCGCCAGAACTCGCGTCGAAACCAATTATAGTTGGGAAGCCATCGGCGAACGCTTAGAGCATGTCTATGCACAGGCAGTTCATACACGGAAAAGACATGTCAAAGTCCGAACCCACACTGTTTAA
- a CDS encoding Trm112 family protein translates to MPRRLRLHTKNLHKEGGSTERIVVHSNDLTEPQGKIKISKTLLEILACPACKGGIEYHETAQKLVCVGRCQRRYPIREGIPVMLIDEAELPDEKRSE, encoded by the coding sequence ATGCCACGGAGGCTAAGACTTCACACCAAAAACTTGCACAAGGAGGGCGGCTCTACGGAGAGGATCGTTGTTCATTCAAATGACCTCACCGAACCGCAAGGTAAAATTAAAATTTCAAAGACGCTACTTGAGATTCTCGCATGTCCAGCCTGTAAAGGTGGGATAGAATACCATGAAACGGCACAGAAACTCGTGTGTGTCGGCAGATGTCAACGTCGCTATCCGATCCGTGAAGGCATCCCAGTTATGCTGATTGATGAAGCGGAATTGCCCGACGAAAAACGCAGCGAATGA
- the secA gene encoding preprotein translocase subunit SecA codes for MFQKMITKVFGSKEDRDVKKFRDIVEAINQREPEIKKLTDAQLQSKTPEFRRQLDAGVSLDDLLPDAFAVVREAAVRTLKQRHYDVQLMGGIALHRGTIAEMRTGEGKTLTSTLAVYLNALTGKGVHLATVNDYLARRDAEWMGKIYNFLGLSVGLTLSLMPKEQKRLGYKSDITYGVHSEFGFDYLWDNKSLSVEDKVQRGHVYAILDEVDSILIDESRTPLIISEPSGKPPELYKQINGVVAQLREGEHFQIDQQGKSRGSATLTDEGVEEVERRLGVGNLYEHTNIAMVHHVNQALSAHQLYKRDVDYLVENGEVLLVDEFTGRKQIGRRLSEGLHQAIEAKERVKVVEESETGAKITYQNYFRMYNKLAGMTGTAATEANEFAHIYGLEVSVIPTNEPMIRVDNSDQIYSTEDAKYSAVLEDIVEQTEKGRPVLVGTVSIENSEKLSKMLRTKHRKIRHQVLNAKEHAREADIIAQAGVPGAVTIATNMAGRGVDILLGGNPEGMALETLRKRKAKTEALSPESEEFQAALAEAQAICDENRENVLAAGGLHIVGTERHESRRIDNQLRGRAGRQGDPGSSRFYLSLEDELMRKFGSERLQGLMSRAGIDEGVPLEHPWVTKSIEKAQTRVEQMYFEIRKNLLKFDDVMDTQRDTIYTLRDTVLAATTDIAELPEEHAQTADEGGLAALAEKDAKVPTSLKTTIWGMIERVVRDAIEDNMGEKAESPLETPDRFQQWLTTTFPVEPIWETPLAQASPEEVQEQTLQVLRTAYEAREAEMGPGMMRILERLLLLDRIDDHWKEHLHNIDYIEEGIRFGAGYGGKDPIVVFKNEALSVFENMYQQIEEQVSEFIFKSRVNTEAPRRAPSQRTDRRRRPQPRAPQRNRAAATRADAEFASQQAMGNIPKVGRNAPCPCGSGKKYKRCHGG; via the coding sequence ATGTTCCAAAAAATGATAACCAAAGTCTTCGGCAGTAAAGAGGATCGTGATGTCAAGAAGTTTCGCGACATCGTTGAAGCCATCAATCAACGCGAACCCGAAATCAAAAAACTCACCGATGCCCAACTGCAATCCAAAACACCAGAATTTCGCCGACAGTTGGATGCCGGGGTATCCCTTGATGACCTCTTACCAGACGCCTTCGCTGTCGTCCGTGAAGCCGCGGTGCGAACCCTAAAGCAGCGACACTACGATGTCCAACTCATGGGCGGTATCGCACTCCACCGAGGCACTATCGCAGAGATGCGCACGGGTGAAGGCAAAACGCTTACCTCAACCCTCGCCGTCTATCTGAACGCTTTGACGGGAAAAGGTGTCCACCTTGCCACCGTCAACGACTACCTCGCCCGGCGTGATGCCGAATGGATGGGCAAAATTTATAACTTCCTCGGACTCTCTGTGGGATTGACACTCAGTCTAATGCCGAAGGAACAGAAAAGACTCGGATACAAATCAGACATTACCTACGGCGTTCACAGCGAATTTGGATTCGATTACCTCTGGGACAACAAATCCCTCTCAGTTGAAGATAAGGTCCAGCGCGGGCATGTCTACGCCATCCTTGACGAAGTTGACAGCATCCTCATTGATGAATCCCGCACGCCCCTCATCATCTCAGAACCCTCCGGTAAACCACCAGAACTTTACAAGCAAATTAACGGCGTCGTCGCACAACTCCGAGAAGGTGAACACTTTCAAATCGATCAACAGGGGAAATCGCGCGGCAGTGCAACCCTGACCGATGAAGGCGTTGAGGAAGTCGAACGGCGTCTCGGCGTGGGGAATCTCTATGAACACACCAACATCGCTATGGTGCATCACGTCAATCAGGCACTTTCTGCGCACCAGCTCTATAAGCGCGATGTCGATTACCTCGTCGAAAATGGCGAAGTCCTTCTCGTTGACGAATTCACAGGACGGAAACAGATCGGGAGACGGCTCAGTGAAGGACTCCATCAAGCCATTGAAGCGAAAGAACGCGTTAAGGTCGTTGAGGAAAGCGAAACCGGTGCCAAGATTACCTACCAAAACTACTTCCGCATGTATAACAAACTCGCAGGTATGACAGGGACCGCCGCTACGGAAGCCAACGAATTCGCACACATCTATGGATTAGAGGTTTCCGTCATTCCCACCAACGAACCGATGATCCGGGTTGACAATTCCGATCAAATTTACAGCACTGAAGACGCAAAATACAGTGCCGTTCTGGAAGATATCGTCGAGCAAACCGAGAAAGGACGTCCCGTCCTTGTTGGCACTGTTTCGATTGAAAATTCCGAGAAATTGAGCAAAATGCTCAGAACCAAACACCGTAAAATCCGCCATCAGGTGCTGAACGCCAAAGAGCACGCACGCGAAGCCGACATCATCGCACAAGCAGGAGTGCCGGGCGCTGTGACAATCGCAACGAATATGGCAGGTAGAGGTGTAGACATTCTCCTTGGCGGTAACCCCGAAGGTATGGCACTCGAAACGCTCCGGAAACGGAAAGCGAAGACAGAAGCGCTCTCCCCAGAGTCCGAAGAATTCCAAGCAGCACTCGCAGAAGCGCAAGCCATTTGCGACGAAAACAGAGAGAACGTATTAGCCGCTGGAGGACTCCATATCGTCGGCACTGAACGCCACGAGTCCCGCCGTATTGATAACCAACTCCGTGGGCGCGCCGGGAGACAGGGCGACCCAGGTTCATCCCGATTCTATCTCTCCCTTGAAGACGAATTGATGCGAAAATTCGGATCTGAGCGTTTGCAAGGGTTAATGTCACGCGCCGGAATAGATGAAGGCGTCCCGTTAGAGCATCCGTGGGTCACCAAATCCATTGAGAAGGCACAGACGCGTGTTGAACAGATGTATTTCGAGATCCGAAAGAATCTTCTCAAATTCGATGATGTCATGGATACACAGCGCGACACCATCTACACCTTGCGGGACACCGTCTTGGCTGCTACCACGGATATCGCCGAATTACCTGAAGAACACGCACAGACGGCAGACGAGGGGGGGCTCGCCGCACTCGCTGAAAAGGATGCCAAAGTCCCTACCTCTCTCAAAACCACAATTTGGGGAATGATTGAGAGGGTTGTCAGAGATGCAATTGAGGACAATATGGGAGAAAAGGCGGAAAGCCCCCTTGAGACCCCTGACCGGTTTCAACAGTGGTTGACGACCACATTCCCAGTCGAGCCGATATGGGAAACACCCTTGGCGCAGGCGAGTCCCGAGGAGGTTCAAGAACAAACACTGCAGGTGTTGCGCACCGCTTATGAAGCCCGCGAAGCAGAAATGGGTCCAGGAATGATGCGTATCCTTGAACGCTTACTCCTTTTGGACCGAATTGATGATCACTGGAAGGAACACCTCCATAACATCGACTATATTGAGGAAGGTATTCGGTTCGGCGCAGGATATGGCGGCAAAGACCCGATCGTCGTTTTCAAAAACGAAGCGCTCTCTGTCTTTGAAAATATGTATCAACAGATTGAGGAACAGGTCAGTGAGTTCATCTTCAAATCTCGCGTTAATACCGAGGCACCGCGTAGGGCACCGAGTCAGCGAACGGACAGACGGCGTAGACCCCAGCCGAGGGCACCCCAACGCAACCGTGCAGCCGCAACCCGTGCTGATGCCGAATTTGCTTCGCAACAGGCGATGGGGAACATCCCGAAGGTCGGTAGAAACGCACCTTGTCCTTGCGGAAGCGGCAAGAAATATAAGAGATGCCACGGAGGCTAA
- a CDS encoding DUF1573 domain-containing protein gives MSKRTILTTIIIPTLLISGLIVFLINNRQPPAAELFLTQQQIHFGTLPEWEGPVTRAVTARNVGKSPLHIQNVHTGCSYAEITGSEVIQPDTEAIFQIHLTAELLPDDETSATTTIFTDSPKTPIVHLTIIAAPKRFAILTPSICEFGKVHPETMHQKTLKLTVNAPLNTSDIHLLPSGHEALTWRITRDLETDTALITVQLGPLKDRGTFASLLTVHFPNQRTLTLPVTANVAPTDN, from the coding sequence ATGTCCAAACGCACAATCCTCACAACCATTATCATCCCTACCTTACTGATCTCTGGACTTATTGTCTTTCTCATCAACAACCGGCAACCGCCCGCAGCCGAACTCTTCCTAACGCAGCAACAGATCCACTTCGGAACGCTCCCAGAATGGGAGGGACCCGTAACGCGAGCCGTAACAGCCCGAAACGTCGGAAAATCCCCCCTCCACATCCAAAACGTCCACACCGGGTGCAGTTACGCCGAAATCACAGGATCGGAAGTGATCCAACCCGATACAGAAGCCATATTCCAGATACACCTCACCGCAGAACTTTTGCCCGATGACGAGACCTCGGCAACCACCACTATCTTCACAGACAGTCCCAAGACCCCAATTGTCCATCTAACAATCATCGCCGCCCCGAAACGATTTGCGATCCTCACACCGAGCATTTGCGAATTTGGGAAGGTCCATCCCGAAACGATGCATCAAAAGACCCTTAAACTCACTGTGAATGCCCCACTCAACACATCGGACATCCACCTGCTGCCATCGGGACATGAGGCACTCACTTGGCGGATAACACGCGATCTGGAAACAGATACCGCTCTCATTACTGTCCAACTCGGTCCCTTGAAAGACAGAGGCACCTTTGCATCGCTACTCACTGTCCACTTCCCAAACCAACGAACACTGACCCTCCCCGTCACCGCCAACGTTGCCCCTACTGACAACTGA
- a CDS encoding carboxypeptidase regulatory-like domain-containing protein: MNNARITHSILLLLFLWTGSGICQTPSDDTTFYGTFVDAQDGHPIPEVLVRVAPEKIEQVYPDQEFAHATVTDTKGTFSLTIPSESQAYHAFSLMALHPQYQAKRLRKEMPPSKSEYNLGVIALKRTLPLQGSVSGEKSVGGLVVNLKMHDKSADFFRAAAPIEHAVKTDPTGNFHFSELYPIEYTLTISRSGRIIAFIESIHPQKQAQISVRLLQLKTLRGTVVDAQERPIAGAQIHATRHAKTPHGHGDLLSAAQTNEAGNFQMEVLETEPRLLSLEVSKKGYFSRVYENVDLGKMPSILPLKKGVSIKGRVILPQSIPADGQYAVKVFPMEAQMEPSLNPLVLYRPILSRHFPVTESDFVVDGLFAEKYTLYIVGNGISAARIDVDAAMNTEQVLVVADQSTTILHGQIFWADTGKPIHNAVVSRSWYPWELQPYDMSMTLDRFEVETDVHGKFKFHHLTQAHYQLHIRAVHAIFETETERYQRTLLHKRVEIPAAGPEYHIYIGRRDGTPFTK, encoded by the coding sequence ATGAACAACGCGCGTATCACTCACTCGATTTTACTGCTGCTCTTTCTCTGGACTGGCTCCGGCATCTGCCAAACACCATCGGATGACACCACTTTCTACGGCACGTTCGTTGATGCCCAAGATGGACACCCTATTCCGGAGGTCCTCGTCCGCGTTGCGCCTGAAAAAATTGAGCAGGTCTATCCCGATCAGGAGTTCGCACACGCAACCGTAACGGACACGAAAGGCACTTTTTCGCTCACCATTCCCAGCGAAAGCCAAGCCTATCACGCCTTCTCACTCATGGCACTCCACCCACAATATCAGGCGAAGCGCTTACGAAAGGAAATGCCTCCCAGTAAAAGCGAATATAATTTGGGGGTGATTGCGTTGAAGCGAACGCTACCCCTGCAAGGCAGCGTTTCTGGTGAGAAAAGTGTGGGTGGACTTGTTGTGAACCTGAAGATGCACGACAAGTCGGCAGACTTCTTTCGCGCCGCTGCACCGATTGAACACGCTGTGAAGACCGATCCGACCGGCAATTTCCATTTTTCTGAGCTCTATCCAATCGAATACACCTTGACAATTTCTCGGAGCGGACGTATCATAGCCTTTATAGAGTCTATTCATCCACAAAAACAGGCACAGATTTCTGTCCGTCTATTACAATTGAAGACCTTACGCGGCACAGTTGTTGATGCGCAAGAGCGACCCATAGCGGGCGCACAGATCCACGCAACTCGGCACGCGAAAACACCTCACGGGCACGGGGACCTTCTCTCAGCAGCGCAAACAAACGAGGCGGGCAACTTTCAGATGGAGGTCTTAGAGACTGAACCACGACTGCTCTCACTTGAAGTCAGTAAAAAAGGATACTTTTCGAGGGTATACGAGAACGTAGACCTCGGTAAGATGCCGTCAATTCTACCCTTAAAGAAGGGGGTGAGTATTAAAGGACGTGTGATCCTCCCGCAGAGTATACCCGCTGATGGGCAGTATGCTGTGAAGGTGTTTCCCATGGAGGCACAGATGGAGCCAAGCCTGAATCCGTTGGTATTATACAGACCGATTTTGTCAAGACACTTCCCTGTGACAGAATCCGATTTTGTGGTTGACGGGCTTTTTGCGGAAAAATATACGCTCTATATCGTTGGAAATGGCATTTCGGCGGCTCGAATTGATGTAGATGCCGCAATGAATACCGAACAGGTGCTTGTTGTAGCGGATCAGTCCACAACAATATTACATGGACAAATTTTCTGGGCAGATACAGGTAAACCTATCCACAATGCTGTCGTTTCGCGTTCATGGTATCCTTGGGAATTACAGCCCTATGACATGTCAATGACGCTGGATCGGTTTGAAGTGGAAACGGACGTGCACGGCAAATTTAAATTCCACCACCTAACACAGGCGCACTATCAACTCCACATCCGTGCTGTTCACGCGATATTTGAAACAGAGACAGAACGTTATCAACGGACACTTCTTCACAAACGGGTTGAAATTCCTGCCGCTGGTCCCGAATATCATATCTACATCGGCAGGCGAGACGGTACCCCCTTTACAAAGTAG